In Bosea sp. PAMC 26642, the DNA window TCTGCAGCTAGCCTGGCCTTGTTGGATGACAAAGCTTGGAAAGCAGGCGGAGATGGAGCTCTCAAGATTGAGAAGGTGACGAACCCGCTTCGGCAATTTTCCTATTGCCTCAAATTTCCCTTGTATCACCGGCCCGGAAAAGGTGGCGCGCGCAGAGCCCGCGCCTATTCCATCCCGAAGGCCGCGCTGTCAGAGCTGCTGGCCTGGCTGAGTCGGCATGATCCTAAAGAGTTCGTGTTTCTCCAGAGGCTCCGATGGGCCGGCCGCAAACTCGCGCTAGCCCCAACCAAAGTCAGAAGCGATCGTGGCGCCTGATGGCATGGTCGGTGGCGAGCAGAGCCGACCGTGGCGATGGCGCGCAGCCTCGTCAGTTCGCGATCGCCAGAAGCTGTCGATTCCCGCGCTGCTGGAATGCGGCCCGATCTGCCCCTGTCCTGCGGTGCACGCCCGGTCGCGATGGGGGCTGCGGCTCAACGGTCGCGCGAAATCTTGCCCGCATCGCCCTCTCCGGCTCGCTAGGAAAAGCGTCGCGATCGCGCCGCAGTTCCCGCACCCGCGCCGGCATTGACGGAGGAGAGCCCCGAATAGTCAGCAAACACAGAAAATATCGATCAGCCAAAAAGCCACAACGAAATCCACTACGTTACCTCACACCTAATACACCGTATACACCGTATACACAGTTCTGTTTATTGTTCTTTGAAAGGAGATAAAATGAGTAAATCCCTCAAATGCGCGACAAGAGTTAGTGTTACGCCAAAACGTTCAATGAAAAATGCAAAGCATGGAATAAAATCGCAAAATCTCGATCACAAAAAACCATCAAAGGAGCCCCCGCTTCGTCGAACGGTCAATACACCGTTTACACCATTTGCAGTTGCGGTCGATGAGAGCCGACATCGGTTTGTCGCTATCGCCACGAAGGACCCTAGCAGACCCGTGTTCGGTCCGGTGGCGGATCTACCTAGCGTCGTCGGGCGACTGAACAACCTTGGAGCAGGACTGCTTTCGCTAGCGAGCCGGAATAAGTTCGTGAAGGATTGCGAGACCGTCGCCAAAGTGGAGCCCACCATTCGCATTCTCTCGCGACCTGGCTTCAGCCCCGACTTCCGGCATTTCGTTCGAAATGGGGACGATGTGGTGGCGACCAAGGCATCCGACGCTCAGGTCTGGATTGATGCGCGGCTGCCCGAAGATCTGCTGCGACAATGCCGGCGCTCCGGTAGCCTCCAAGGTTGGCAGCAATTGGAGGCTTTCGCTGAAGGCAATCGGCTGTTCATCTTTCTGCTGGCGTTGGCGTTCGTCGGGCCAATTAACGCGATCTGTGGGCAGGCGAACTCCAGTTTCCTGCTCTCGGGAAAAGCCGGATCGGGCAAGACCGCGATATGCAGAATTATCGGCGCGGTCTGGGGATGGGACGCAGAAGACGACGCTTCATCGCGCTTGGGATACGGCATGTCTCTCAACGCCACGGATAACAGCCAGGAGCCGATGGTGGCGACGCGGCGACACATGTTGGCCTTCCTCGACGAGGCCAGTCATCACGCGGGAGGCGACCTGCGCAAACTCAGCGAGCTCATCGCCAACATCGCCTTCAGATTCGAGGGGGGTAGTTCGAAGCGCCGCATGACGGAATCGGAGGCCCCCCTTGATCTCTCCACGGTCGTGTTGATCACAGCCAACCATGCGATGCCTGAGCTGTCAGCCCATGCGCGTCAGCCCTTTGGTCGCCAACATTACGATCGGATGATCGATCTTGAGGTCCCGGATCGTGACAGCGGCGTATTCGATGACCTGCATGGGCGAGGGCTGGGCGAGACTTTCCAATTGATGGACAAAATCACGTCTAAGAATCACGGGGTGGCAGGGGCGGAATTTGTACGGAAGCTGATTACAGCCCACCGAACGGATCCGCGTGCGGTCAAAAAAGACGTCGAAGCTCGGGAAAAACTGTTTCGTGATAAGCTGCTCAGTGCGATGAAGAGGCCGGTAAGTGCAGAGTTCGAGCGCCCCTTGAGATCCTTCGGCCGTGCCTTTGCCGCCATCGACCTAGCCCGTAGGTTTGGGATCATCACCCTGAGCCGCGCAACCCTTGGCCAGGCGGTTTTGACCCAATGCTTAGCCTACCTCCGCCGACAGCAATCGACCGCCACTCCGGTTGGCCCGCCGCTTTCCCCTGAGGAGCGGCTCAAGCAATTCATCAGGGAGAGAGCGGGAAAATTTCCCGCATTCGATCAGGCTTTGACCGCCGAGCGCATTCAACACGAAGGCGCCTTCCTTGATGCGCGAGGTAACCTGCTGCTGACAGTGAAAATGATGGTGTCGATCGTCGGAAGTTCTGCCGATGCCAAGCGCCTGAAGCGACAGCTGGTGGCCGAGGGCATGCTGGGGATCACTAGCCAAGGCGAGGGCAAGAGTCGTAACTCGGTCAAGTTCATCGTCGGGCCAAAGAGGCAGAAGGTGGACCTCATACAGCTGCTCGCCAGGTTCGTGAACAACGCAGGGACGGCGTGAGCGACAAGGGTTGCGAGGTGCTTTAGTGACACGGGCCCTACAAAGCTGGCCGGTGCGATCTCGATCGATCCGAAAAAACCGGATCGGCTAGTCTAGATGAATTGCCCCAATAGCTGACCTTACCCAATGACCAAATTCCGGACATTGGCATGCCGCGAGACGCCCCTCTTGTTTGGATTTTTCATCTGGTCGGGACGCGGGTGCTGAATGCATTGGGATGCCGGACATCGAGTTGCGAAGCCCGGATGTCGGCGCTAGCCTCATATGTCATGAGCATATCCAACCATGTCGTCGATGGATTTTGGTGGCGGCCCTAACAGGCGGCCCGTGCGTCATTTCGTCTTGTGTCGAGGAAGATGAGCCGCCGGGATTACCGAGCGGCTTTTTTGTTCGGTGATCCAGAGCGGCGCCTGAAACATCCGGAACGCCCAGCCTTCCATACCGCTAGGACATCAAAATGGACCATGAAGTTATCGAAGGCGAAGCTCTGCGATATCGCTCGGCCGGCGGGGTAAACGTCGATCGGTCGCGGCGTGAAATCGGCTATGCCACGGCGATCAGTGATTATGTTGACGCTCTGGACACACGTCGCGGCGCGATCTTTTCGTCGAACTACGAGTTTCCGGGCCGCTATCGTCGGTGGGACACGGCGATCGTCGATCCTCCCCTCGTGATTACGGTGCGTCAGCGCGACATGTGCTTTGAAGCGCTGAACCAACGGGGCGAGATCCTGCTGCGCCCGATCGTTGAGGCGCTGCGCAAACTTTCCGAGGTGCGTGTTTTGCGCTGCGACGGGCAGCGGCTGGAGCTGACGGTTGCCGTTCCCGATCAGGAGTTCTCGGAAGAGGACCGTTCCCGCATCCCTTCCGTGTTTACCGTTCTGAGGGCGGTGGTCGCCCTCTTTTCTTCCAAGGAGGATTCCAATCTCGGCCTCTACGGGGCGTTCGGCTACGATCTCGCCTTCCAGTTCGATCCGATTGAGCTGACGCTCGCTCGCCCTGCTGAGCAGCGTGATCTGGTGCTGTTCATTCCCGATGAGATCTGCGTGGTCGATCACTACACGGCGAGGGCCTGGGTCGATCGCTACGAGTTCAGTTATGGCGAGAGCACTGTCGGGCTGTCCCGCGGCACGCCGCCCCGCGCCTTCGCGCCATCCACGAAGAAGCTGCCCCGGGGCGATCACGAGCCGGGGGAATATGCGCGCCTGGTCGAACGGGCCAAGGGCAGCTTCAAGCGTGGAGACCTTTTTGAAGTCGTTCCGGGGCAGATCTTCTACGAGCGATGCGACACCCCGCCCTCAGCCATCTTTCGCCACCTGGCTGCTACGAACCCATCGCCCTATTCGTTCTTTATCAATCTCGGGGAGGCCGAGTACCTGGTGGGTGCCTCGCCGGAGATGTTCGTGCGCGTGACCGGCCGGCGCATTGAGACCTGCCCCATCGCAGGGACGATCAAGCGCAGCCAGGATGCGATTTCGGACTCCGAGCAGGTCATCAAGCTGTTGAACTCGAAGAAGGACGAAGCCGAGCTGACGATGTGCTCGGATGTCGACCGAAACGACAAGAGTCGCATCTGCGAGCCCGGCTCGGTCCGCGTGATCGGGAGGCGCCAGATTGAGATGTATTCCCGCCTGATCCACACCGTTGACCATATCGAGGGCAGGCTGCGGGACGGCATGGATGCCTTCGACGGCTTCCTAAGCCATGCGTGGGCAGTCACGGTAACGGGAGCGCCCAAGCTCTGGGCCATGCGGTTTATCGAGGAGAACGAGAAGAGCGCGCGGGCCTGGTATGGCGGCGCAGTCGGCATGATGTTCTTTAACGGCGACATGAATACCGGGCTAACTTTGCGCACGGTTCGCATCAAGGACGGTGTCGCGGAGGTCCGCGCGGGCGCGACGCTCCTCTTCGACTCCGACCCCGCCGATGAGGAGGCCGAAACCGAGCTGAAGGCGTCCGCGATGATCGCGGCGATCAGGGAAGCGAAGACCGCCAGAGACGCGCCCTCTGGGGCGAGAACGTCGCTGCCGGGCGCGGGATTGTCGGTCCTTCTGGTGGACCACGAGGATTCGTTCGTCCATACGCTCGGCAACTATTTTCGACAGACGGGAGCGACCGTGTTTACGGTCCGCACCCCGGTCGCGGATGCGCAGCTCGATCGGATCGCCCCGGATCTGCTCGTCCTTTCGCCCGGTCCGGGACGGCCGAGCGACTTCGATTGCGCAGCCACGATCGACAAAGCACGCAGCCGTGGCATTCCGATCTTCGGCGTCTGCCTAGGTCTTCAGGCGCTGGCGGAGGCCTACGGCGGTAAACTGGAAGAACTGCCCGTTCCCGTGCACGGAAAGCCGTCGCGAATGGCTATCCTGAAACAGGGACGGCTCTTCCAGGGTCTGCCCGATCACGCGACGGTCGGCCGCTATCACTCGCTCCATGTCGAAAGGGACGCGCTGCCGCGCGAACTGATCGTGACCGCCATGTCCGAGGATGGCGTAGTCATGGCGATCGAACACGAGAGCGAGCCAGTGGCCGCAGTCCAGTTTCACCCGGAGTCGATCATGACGCTTGGGCAGGGCGCCGGACAGTTGATCGTCGACAACGTCGTTGGAAAGTTGGCGAGGCAAACGTCTTCGGGCAGCTGAACCGAGACAAGGCGCGGGTGGTACCCGAACCTGCGCCTTGAGCCTTCGGCTCAGCCCTTTCGGAGCCTTGCGGCCTATGTGCCTTTATGGCTCTTCGCCGATCAGGAACCGCAGCATCCGCCCCTCGAGCGCTTCGTACATGTCGCTGCCCGTGACCGTCGTGCAGCCGAGTTTTCTTGCATGGTCAATCAGCGGGGTGACCTCAGGTTCCGTCACGACGCATCCGACGAAGGCATGTGACGCGACTGTCGCAATATCGACAGCCGTCGCCTCGAAACCTTTCATGCCGGCGGGCGAGGCATTCACGATGACATCGTAGCCTGTCGCATCATCGCTACCGGCGCCTACATGCGGCGAGAGCGAGCCGAGCTTCGCAATGAGAACGTCGCGCTTGCCGGTGTCACTGTCATGGACGGAGAGCGAAGAAAGGCCGGCCTCCAGCAAGGCGAGGCCGATCGCGGAGCCCGCGCCACCGGCGCCGACGAGAATGCCTCTGCGGCCGGCGAAATCGAACCCCTTGCGGATCGCGGCCTCGACGAAGCCCAGGCCGTCGAGCATGTCACCATGCCAGCGGCGATCGGGGTTCCGCCGCATGACATTGACGGCCTGAAGATGGCGGGCACGGTCGCTCATGGTGCTGCAATGGGCCAAGCAGGCGAATTTATGGGGCAAGGTGACGACGATGCCGTCGAGATTTCCCATCGCGGTAAGGGCCTCCATAAACGCATCCAGTTGCGCAGAGCCGATCTGCGCCGGAGCCACGATCGCTTCGCGGCTGGCGGCCGCGAATGCTCTTGAAAGACCCGCTGGCGATTTTACTTGGACGATCGGGTCGCCGATGATCAGGTTCAGCCGGGTCGCGCCGGAAATCGCGATCTGCCGCATGGTCCCTCTCCTGGGTTGGACGCTGATAGGCAGGCCAGATCGCCCAGCGCCCGCGAAAACGCGCTTCGGAACTTGTTCTACGGGTCGCGATGCGTTTTCGGGGAGGCGCTTAGCCGCGCTCAGCCTCTGCGACGGCATCCATCATCGCGCGCGCCTTGTTGTGGCACTCGTTATATTCGTCGATCGCGATGGATGCGTGCGTGATGCCGCCGCCGCAGCGCATCGATATCGTGCCGTTCCGGAGCCAGGCCGAGCGCAGGATGATGGCGGAATCGACGGAGCCGTTAAAGCCGATCAAGCCGACAACACCGCCATAGGGACCCCGGTCCTTGGATTCGACCGCCCGGACGGTGGCCATCGCTCCCTTCCTGGGCGCGCCGGTGACAGCCGCCGCCGGCAGGCATGCGGTGATGGCTTCGAGAGCGCCCAGGCGCGGCGAACATTGCGCCTCGAGAACCGTGAAAAGATGCATCACGTTGCCCAGTTGCCGGACTTCCAGTTCAACGGGCATCGACACCTTGCCGCCGATCGCGATCGCCCGTAGGTCCATCAAGGTTTCGTCCACGAGCATCTTCTGCTCTTCGCGATCCTTGGTCGATGCGAACAACTCGTTCTTGATCGCTTCCGTCTCTTCGGCGCTCTGCCCGATCTGGCGCGTGCCCGCATCGGTTTCGATGGTCAGCGTGTCGCCCTGCTTCAGCAGATGCATCGCCGGAGAGGCGCCCACGAGGGAGAGATACTCCGATTTGACCATGAACACATGCGGGGATGGGCGTCGCTTGCGCAGAGCGTCAAAAACCTCCTCGACCGAGCTTGTCGTCGATTTCGACAAACCGATGGAGAGGATAGCTTGCGAGATCTCGTTTCGCTTGATTGCGTCCTGTACCTTGCCCACCGCAATGAAGTAGTCGGCGGCAGCGATGTCGATTTGCCAGTCAAGAGGAGCTTGATTCGCCGGGCGAGCACGCGAGGCGACCACCGAAGACGATATTGTCGAAAACAGCTCGACGAGCTTGCGTCGCTCCGCCGCATCGTCGAATTCACCGGACATCAGGCGAACCAGAACTGCCTTGCCACCCCCGTGGTCGATCACCAGAAGCGTGCGTACGAACCAGAAAATTGCTCCGGAACTATCCGGCTGCTTGCCGTCGAATTCATAGGGGAAGTAGGCGAATACGCCCCCGCCAAAGGGTAGGTCACGCGGCAAGCCCGGCAAATCATGGCTGTCGCCGACATAACGCGCAGCCGTTTCGTATTTGATGGCTTCGACCTCGAGCCCGTAATAGCTGAATGCGGGTTCGGAACCGCTACCGGCCGAGCGCTGCATGCAGAAATGCGATCGGACCAGGGCGCCCCTGTCCAAAGCGGCCAATGCTGTCGTATCGAGAGCAATGTTCTGCTGGATGGCAGTGATCTGCGAGTAAGCCAAGGGCCGGTTCCGTCATTCGAGTCCGGATTTCCTAGGCGGCAGGCAAGGCGTTGACAACGACCTTCTCCGCTCTACCGTATGTCTTCGGGACATTTCGAGGCCGGCGCGCATGTTCACCCTTCGACAGATCGAAGTCTTTAATGCCGTGATGCAAACCGGCTCGGTCATCGGTGCCGCAAAAGTCCTGAACGTGTCGCAGCCGGTGGTCAGTCGTGTCCTCAGGCATTTGGAGGATCAGGCCAGAATGCCGCTTTTCGAAAGGTCGAAAGGCAGGCTGCAGCCCACCTACAATTCGACGATCCTCTACGGCGAAGTCGCCTCGATCTTCAAAAGCATCCAGAATCTGCAGCATTCCATGGCGAGGATGTCGGCTGGAGACGACATGACGCTGCGGATCGGATCGTCTCCGAGTCTGGCCGCCCGCATCGTTCCGCGCGCCATGCTGAAGTTGAGAAAGCGTTACCCCAAGCTCATCATGCGCCTCGATACCTTGTCGGTGGCGCAGGTGAACGACTATCTCCTCTTTGGGGAAGGCGAGATGGTCGTCGGCCTCTTTAAGCAGGATCACCCCGCACTGTCGACGCAGCTGCTGGGTTCCGGCGAGATCGTCGCCGTCCTGCCGGAGGGCCAGGCCGCTGCCTATCCAGCCGATGCGGTCAGCGATGTCGCCGATCTCTTGCGTGGCAGCCTGATAGGTTTTGAACCGACCACCCCGCATGGGCAAGCAATCTCGGAATATCTAGCGGCGCGTGGCATTCGGTACGAACCCGACACGATCGTTCGCTTCGCCGAGGCAGCCTGCCAGATGGTTCAAGTCGGGCTGGGCTTCGCTTTCGTCGACAGCTTCACCGCGGCGAGCTTCGAATGGGCGGGTTTCGCGATCAGAAAACTGCCGGACGCGCCGAGAATGAACGTCTTCGTCCATGTCCATGTCGAACGCGGGCTGTCCTCCTTCGGGCGGATGCTGAAGGAGGCGGTGAGAGCCGAGGTGGAGGGCGAGCTCTCCCGGTTCGCGAATGCGACATCTGCGGGCAATCGGGATCAGCCGAGCAGTATGGCGCCCTGAGCGGTCAGTGCGCTTCTGACGTCCTGAAGACAAAACACTTCGGAAGATGACGCCATCTGTGCTGCGGACACTCCGGCCGCCTGCCCGGTCGCGAATGCCGTGCCCATGACTCGGATCGAGCCGAAGGCTTTGCTGTCAGCCCCGATCAGGCGACCGGCTACCAGTAGGTTGGCGATGCCGGCCACGCGCAGCGCGTCCAGAGCTATCCCGAAGAAGCCCTTGCCGCCGACATGGATATATTCCTGCACGCCCGGAGAATGGTGGATTTCCATCGGCCAGCCACCGAGCGCGACCGTGTCGTCGGGAACGCTGCCCGCCACGATCTCTTCGGCAGCGACGCGGCCTACGGTTGTCGGCCTGCGGGATTCCCTGATCCCGATCTGCGGGCCGGTCGAGGCGACATAGGCGTTCCGGAACGGGCCGCCTACGTGCCGAAGCGCCGACACCAGATGCCAAGACGCTTCGCGCGCCGCGATCTCGCTCTGTCCGATCCCGACCGCATCCGTGGGGTCGGTCTCGAAATCCAGCGCCATCCACCAGACCTCCGTACTTCCGGGAATGTCCAGCACGACACCGCCATTGTCGCGGGCCCGGATCAGCGGATCCTGTGCGTTGTAGAAGCCGCACGCCGTCCGAAACGCATCGCGGGACGTCTGCCAGTCTCGATCGACCCCGCCGACCCTGACGGGCAGGGAAGCCGGCTGCATTCTCAGAATAGCGCCGCGTCGCGAAGGTCCGGCAAGATGCCAGAGATTGCCTTCTCCGGATGCGTCGATGAAAGCCTTGGCCTCGATGCGCGCCACTCCAAAGTCGCCTCCGACCGCGATCGATTCGATCCTGCCGCCGGCGACGGCGACATCGCAAAGCGAGGCGCGATAGAGGATCTGGATGCCATGCCGGGCTGCCGCGCGGTCGATGGCAATCTTGAGGGCTTCCGGATTCAGCGGAATGATCCAGTTGCCTGTCGACTTGATGCGGCGAGGACTTACGTCCACGCCAAGTCTCTCGAGCGCATTCAGAACGTCGAGGGCGGCGCCCCCCACCACCGGCGTGGCCTCCTGAGTGTTTGCGAACAAGCCGCAATAGGCGAGCACGGACGATGTCGTAGCGGCCCCGCCGGCGAAGCCATAGCGCTCGATCAGGATCGTCCGCGCGCCGACATTCGATGCTCCGATGGCGGCAGCAATGCCCGCCGAGCCGGCGCCGACGATGGCCACGTCGCATTCAAATAAGGATGTCGCCACGCTCATCTTAACCCCTGTATTCGCCTTCAGTCTCGCGGGGCGATACGGAGGCGCTCGGGGCGCAATGTGCACCGCGGCCGGCTGGCCAGCGAATTCCAATACGGTGCTGGCCGTTGTCATCAGGCTATAGCTATCGCGATCCGGTCATGAAGCGTCTCTGAGCAACTGCCAGGCCGAACGAACTGCCCGTTCCTTCATGTTCTCATGACATATCGGCTGGAGGTTTTCGATCGTGACGGGCACGGTCGGAAGTGCTCTGGTACGGGATCAGGCACGCCGAAGGCACCTCGTGCCTTCAGAAGAGGGGATAGTTGTCATGCGTCATGGTCTTTTCGCAGCCGTCATCGGAACGCTGGTTTCATGGAATTGTAGCGCCCAGGCGCAGACGACACTTGCGGCCGTCAAGGCTCGGGGCGAACTTTTGTGCGGCGTCGGCGAGAATTTCGCCGGCTTCTTTTCACCGGACGCCGCGGGCAAATACACTGGGTTCGATGTCGATTTTTGCCATGCCGTTGCCGCCGCCGCCCTGGGCGATGCTCAGAAGGTCAAGTTCCTCCCTGCAACGCCCTCCGCGCGCTTCCCGCAATTGCAATCGGGTCAGGTCGATATTCTCTCTCGCGCCGTCACCGACACCTTCTCGCGCGACGCCAGCCTCGGGCTCGATTTTCCGATCTTCACCTTTTATGACGGCCACGCGCTGATGGTGGCGAAATCGCTTGGCGCTAAATCCGCGAAGGATCTCGACGGTGCGAACGTCTGCACGCAGACTGGCCTGTCGACCGAAGTAATCGTTGCCGACTATTTCAAGTCAAACAAGATGACCTACAAGCCCGTGGTCTTCGATGCGCGAGACCAGGCCCTCGCCGCCTTTGAGAAGGGGCGTTGTGACGTGTTCTCTTCCGATCGTTCGACCCTGTTCGCTTACCGGGCGGCGCTTTCGAATCCCGATGGTTTCGTCGTCCTCGAAGAGTCGATCTCCAAGTCCCTGAACGGCCCGACCGTGCGTCACGGCGATAACAACTGGGCCGATATTGTGCGCTGGACGGGTTATGTCCTGATCGCCGCCGAGGAATTCGGCGTCACCTCGAAGAACGTCGATGCGATGAAGGCCGATCCCAATGCGCCGGCCGAAGTCCGCCGCATGCTGGGTGCCGAGGGAGGCTTCGGCCAGATGCTCGGCTTGTCCGACGACTGGGGCTATCGGATCATTAAGACCCTCGGGAACTACGGAGAAATCTACGACCGCCATATCGGCTCCGGCGGCAAGTTCAGCATTCCTCGCGAGAAGACCTTGAATGCTCTCTGGAAAAACGGTGGCGCTCTAATCGCGCCTTCCTTCCAGTAACATCGCGATCGCTGGTGAACGATATGGAGGCGCGCCTCGAAGCCACGGCGCCGAGGACCAGCCGGCTGCGCGTTACGCGCTCGAACGGCGACCTGGTCGGCACGCTCGTCCAGATCGCGCTCATCTGCGGCCTGGCGTTCGGAAGTTGGTCCATCGTGTCGACGACGATGGGCAATCTCAGCGCCCGAGGGATCACGACGGGCTTCGCCTTCTTGTCGCGCCCGGCCGGTTTCGACGTCGCCTTCTCGCTCCTGCCCTTTAGTTCCGCCAGCCCGTTATGGATGGCATTGCTGGTTGGGATCACCAACACCCTCTTCCTCGCCGTCACCGGAATGGTACTCGGGACGCTTCTTGCGCTAGTGGTCGTCTCGTTTCGCCTTTCGAAGAGCCCCTTGGCCGCCCATCTGGCTGCCGGCTATATCGGCCTGTTCCGCAACACGCCGATCCTTTTGCACCTGCTGTTCTGGTACTTCGCCGTTTTCTCGGCGATGCCTAACGCCCGCAACGGCTTCGTAGTCGACAATGCGGTGTTCTTGAACAATCGCGGTCTCTTCACGCCCTGGCCCGAACTCGCCTGGTGGGGATGGCTGGTCGCGTGCGCAGTCGGAACACTCCCAATCATCGCATCGCGTAGGGTTCGCAGGCAGCGTCCGACTTCGGCTTTCGCACGCACGGATCTGGCTCTCGCCGCGGGCCTGATCCTCTTCATGGCCTTCGTTGTGAGCGCTGCTCCGCGGTGGGAGGTTCCGGTGCGCGCCGGGCTCGGCATGAGGGGGGGCGGCCTGGTCATCCCCGAGCTCATGGCCGTGATCGTCGCGATGTGCACCTATTCCTCCGCCTTCATCGCCGAGCTTCTGCGCGGCGCTATCGAGGGCATCGACCGTGGCCAAACCGAAGCAGGTCAGGCACTTGGTTTGAATGAGCGAGCGATCTCCAGGCTGGTGATACTGCCCCAGGCGATCAAGGTGGTGATCCCGCCGCTCACCAATCAATACGTCAACATGGTCAAGCAGACTGCCATCGTCGCCGCGATCGCCTTTCCCGACCTAATGCTGATCATGGGCAAGACGGTTCTCACCCAGACCGGACAGGCGATCGAGTCGCTTATCATCGTGACGTCGGTCTATCTCGTCATCAGCCTGGCGGCGGCGGGACTGATGCATCTCTATGCCGGCAGGCTGAAAGCGGCGGGGCAAGGCAGATGACCGTTCAGCCTGGGCTGATGAATGTGCACAGGCCGCCGTCACCAAATCCTATGGTGGATTTCGTTCGGCGCAGCTTTTCCGACGGCCCTACCAGCCTGGTCACGATCCTGGCTCTGGTGGTACTGATCGGGGGCGGGATTCCGCTGCTGAACTGGGCATTGTTCAACGCCGATTTCGTCGGGAGCGCTCCCGCCGATTGTCGGCGCGTGGGGGCCTGCTGGGTCTTCATTTCTCAGAAGGCCGGGCAGCTCTTCTACGGCTTCTATCCGCAAGAGCTGCGATGGCAAGTCAATGCCTCGATGGTCGTCACCGCGCTCGGACTCATCGGTGCCTTCGCCGCAGCTCAACGTTATCAGATCGCGCTGGCTGGTGCCATCTACGCCCTCTCGGTCAGCATGAGCTTTACAGTCTTCGGTGGTCGGCTTCCGGGCATGACCGCCGTGCCTGTCGAGAAGTGGGGCGGCCTCACCCTCACGCTGTTACTGTTCGGAATTGGCGTGGGCGTCTCTTTTCTGTTCGGGGGCCTGCTCGCCATGGGGCGCAGGTCCGATAAGCCGCTGATCCGTTCTATCGCTTCCGTCTATGTCGAGTTCATGCGTGGCGTGCCGTTGATCGCGATCCTCTTCGTGGCCGTGATCCTTCTACCTCTATTCCTGCCCTCTGGCGCTGACGCCAATCTGTTCCTCCGGATCGTAGTCGGGATCTGCCTCTACACTTCGTCCTACATGGCCGAAGCCATTCGCGCCGGCCTAGATGCGGTTCCGACCGGCAGTCGGGAGGCGGCCTACGCTCTGGGACTGTCGCGCTGGAACACGCAGAAGCTCGTCGTGTTCCCTCAGGCGCTGACGATTTCGCTTCCCGGACTGATCAACACGATGGTCGCGCTGGCGAAGGACACCTCGCTCGTGATCATCGTTGGCGTCCACGACCTGCTGGGATCGACGCAGCTCGCCATTG includes these proteins:
- a CDS encoding DUF927 domain-containing protein yields the protein MSKSLKCATRVSVTPKRSMKNAKHGIKSQNLDHKKPSKEPPLRRTVNTPFTPFAVAVDESRHRFVAIATKDPSRPVFGPVADLPSVVGRLNNLGAGLLSLASRNKFVKDCETVAKVEPTIRILSRPGFSPDFRHFVRNGDDVVATKASDAQVWIDARLPEDLLRQCRRSGSLQGWQQLEAFAEGNRLFIFLLALAFVGPINAICGQANSSFLLSGKAGSGKTAICRIIGAVWGWDAEDDASSRLGYGMSLNATDNSQEPMVATRRHMLAFLDEASHHAGGDLRKLSELIANIAFRFEGGSSKRRMTESEAPLDLSTVVLITANHAMPELSAHARQPFGRQHYDRMIDLEVPDRDSGVFDDLHGRGLGETFQLMDKITSKNHGVAGAEFVRKLITAHRTDPRAVKKDVEAREKLFRDKLLSAMKRPVSAEFERPLRSFGRAFAAIDLARRFGIITLSRATLGQAVLTQCLAYLRRQQSTATPVGPPLSPEERLKQFIRERAGKFPAFDQALTAERIQHEGAFLDARGNLLLTVKMMVSIVGSSADAKRLKRQLVAEGMLGITSQGEGKSRNSVKFIVGPKRQKVDLIQLLARFVNNAGTA
- a CDS encoding anthranilate synthase, yielding MDHEVIEGEALRYRSAGGVNVDRSRREIGYATAISDYVDALDTRRGAIFSSNYEFPGRYRRWDTAIVDPPLVITVRQRDMCFEALNQRGEILLRPIVEALRKLSEVRVLRCDGQRLELTVAVPDQEFSEEDRSRIPSVFTVLRAVVALFSSKEDSNLGLYGAFGYDLAFQFDPIELTLARPAEQRDLVLFIPDEICVVDHYTARAWVDRYEFSYGESTVGLSRGTPPRAFAPSTKKLPRGDHEPGEYARLVERAKGSFKRGDLFEVVPGQIFYERCDTPPSAIFRHLAATNPSPYSFFINLGEAEYLVGASPEMFVRVTGRRIETCPIAGTIKRSQDAISDSEQVIKLLNSKKDEAELTMCSDVDRNDKSRICEPGSVRVIGRRQIEMYSRLIHTVDHIEGRLRDGMDAFDGFLSHAWAVTVTGAPKLWAMRFIEENEKSARAWYGGAVGMMFFNGDMNTGLTLRTVRIKDGVAEVRAGATLLFDSDPADEEAETELKASAMIAAIREAKTARDAPSGARTSLPGAGLSVLLVDHEDSFVHTLGNYFRQTGATVFTVRTPVADAQLDRIAPDLLVLSPGPGRPSDFDCAATIDKARSRGIPIFGVCLGLQALAEAYGGKLEELPVPVHGKPSRMAILKQGRLFQGLPDHATVGRYHSLHVERDALPRELIVTAMSEDGVVMAIEHESEPVAAVQFHPESIMTLGQGAGQLIVDNVVGKLARQTSSGS
- a CDS encoding shikimate dehydrogenase family protein, with product MRQIAISGATRLNLIIGDPIVQVKSPAGLSRAFAAASREAIVAPAQIGSAQLDAFMEALTAMGNLDGIVVTLPHKFACLAHCSTMSDRARHLQAVNVMRRNPDRRWHGDMLDGLGFVEAAIRKGFDFAGRRGILVGAGGAGSAIGLALLEAGLSSLSVHDSDTGKRDVLIAKLGSLSPHVGAGSDDATGYDVIVNASPAGMKGFEATAVDIATVASHAFVGCVVTEPEVTPLIDHARKLGCTTVTGSDMYEALEGRMLRFLIGEEP
- a CDS encoding chorismate-binding protein, which translates into the protein MAYSQITAIQQNIALDTTALAALDRGALVRSHFCMQRSAGSGSEPAFSYYGLEVEAIKYETAARYVGDSHDLPGLPRDLPFGGGVFAYFPYEFDGKQPDSSGAIFWFVRTLLVIDHGGGKAVLVRLMSGEFDDAAERRKLVELFSTISSSVVASRARPANQAPLDWQIDIAAADYFIAVGKVQDAIKRNEISQAILSIGLSKSTTSSVEEVFDALRKRRPSPHVFMVKSEYLSLVGASPAMHLLKQGDTLTIETDAGTRQIGQSAEETEAIKNELFASTKDREEQKMLVDETLMDLRAIAIGGKVSMPVELEVRQLGNVMHLFTVLEAQCSPRLGALEAITACLPAAAVTGAPRKGAMATVRAVESKDRGPYGGVVGLIGFNGSVDSAIILRSAWLRNGTISMRCGGGITHASIAIDEYNECHNKARAMMDAVAEAERG
- a CDS encoding LysR substrate-binding domain-containing protein — protein: MPLFERSKGRLQPTYNSTILYGEVASIFKSIQNLQHSMARMSAGDDMTLRIGSSPSLAARIVPRAMLKLRKRYPKLIMRLDTLSVAQVNDYLLFGEGEMVVGLFKQDHPALSTQLLGSGEIVAVLPEGQAAAYPADAVSDVADLLRGSLIGFEPTTPHGQAISEYLAARGIRYEPDTIVRFAEAACQMVQVGLGFAFVDSFTAASFEWAGFAIRKLPDAPRMNVFVHVHVERGLSSFGRMLKEAVRAEVEGELSRFANATSAGNRDQPSSMAP